The Mycteria americana isolate JAX WOST 10 ecotype Jacksonville Zoo and Gardens chromosome 18, USCA_MyAme_1.0, whole genome shotgun sequence region TGCCAGTGCAACTGGCACTACTGACATTTTAAAGTAGGTATTGGGGGCTTCCAGCTGCAGGTgattttcacagttttgtttaAGCTTGTGACTGGATATACTAAAAGGCAATAGCTCCTACTTCTGAGAAGAGAACATTAAGAGTACCATGCGTTGCTATCTGTTGCCTGCAGTGAAGCTCCACAATGGGTGATACAACTGATAACTTACTGTAAGCATTAAACTGATGTAGGTTGTTGACATCATGAGAGTGAATGTGGACAAGGTATTGGAGCGAGATCAGAAGCTGTCGGAGTTGGATGACCGTGCTGATGCACTGCAAGCGGGAGCTTCCCAGTTTGAGGCCAGTGCAGCCAAGCTGAAAAGAAAGTATTGGTGGAAGAACTGTAAGGTAACCATGGCTTGTATACTTACACTATGCAGTATTGCAGTTAACACTATTGCGATCGACATCTCAAAAGGCAGAAGTAGAAGTGACTTTAGCCAATGTTATTTACGTTATAGCATCTATTTTTCAAACATGGCATAATGGTTCAGTGAAGTAACCAAAAGCTGGATTACCAGCCGTGCTGCTTGATGCAAGACCTTGTCTAAGATGGTCATGGCCAGAGGGAAACACCTCAGTAATCTGAGGCTTTggggaacaggaagaaaaaggccaAAAATGCATAGGTTGCATTAACGTGCAGGAAGTATTAGAAGAGGCTCACTCAGACTCCTGTACTTGTAGCTGTTGTCAAAGGTTCGAATCTTCTTTGGTCAGCAACAGAGACAGTGAAAGATGTGGTATAGGGTAAGGATAGAAATGACGTTTAATAGTTCTTCACTCCTGCTTGTGTAGTCACCTGAGACAGGCTTTGCATGGAGGCACAATGGAAAAGAACCTGCTGGTCTACTTTGCCTGTGTGCGCAGCCTGCCATCTCTGGGTGGTAATGGTGAATCAAGCTCGCTTACTGAAGAAGTTTTACTTGCCATGTTGGATGTAGGACATGGTGCAAAAGTACCTTGCAGGGGCTGCTTTCCTGTACCCTAAAGGCCAGTTAATGCTATGCATAGTTTGTAGTAAGTGTTGTGTGGCTTTTTTCACAGATGTGGGCCATATTGATAGCTGTTGTTctcattatcatcatcatcattattggTAAGTTTCACCAAAATGGGGATTTCTTGTGGAGTTGGAATAGATGGTGTTAATTCACTGACTGGTACAGTTTAAACAAAGCCAGGATACTCAAATGAAAGTATATATAATGTTAATTTGAAATAGCAGTGACTGCTTTAACAACTGTTGCCTGCAATGAATGGTAACCTGTGACCACTGTGGCAGCTCCTGTAGCTGAATCCTGGATGCCTATGCAGAGTGGAGCAGGTGAAAGTGAAAATAGCAAGGGCTTAAAACCAAGTTTGTTCCTGGTCTCTACAGCTGCGTGTTGCAGAAGTATGAGGAGAAATACCATATGCCTCCCTTGCCTGAGAACAGTttttcctctgccccagcttCTTGCTAGATGAATCCTTTTTGGTGTGGCAGTTCCACGTGCACCGCCATAGTGGATAGGCTTTTGTCAAAAAGACTTTGTCGCTGGGTGAAGTGATACTAAGGTTGGGTCAGGATAGCGAGCCAGGAACGTGCAGTTCAGTCTTTGGTTTGAATTCCTATGTAATCCCCAAGTATTTCATGGGAGGGCAAAGTTTGTTTGTGCTGTAATACAGTAACAAACACTGCAGTAACCACTGGCAACAGATACATAGTCTGAGAAATGCCAGTGTGGAAGCACAAAGGAAAACTAAAACTAGGAAAACCAACATAGGTAAAGAGGGATTTAAGAGTTACCTATCTCTAGTGtcttaaattcttaaaatgcaGGATTGTTACAGTGAGGGGCTGTAGGAGACTGTCCTTTGTccaactcttttcttctttttgtagtCTGGAGTGTGTCTTCCTGAGTTACAGGCAGAAACTCAAATCAACTGAAGGTGCCCATCTTCAGCCTCTCCACTTCAAACCTGCTGTATTTTCAGCCCGTTTGCTGCTGttgaaagcaaaactgttttgaTTACTGAAATGTTAGCTGCCTTTACCTGGTTGCCTTACAACACTCCTGTCATAAATTACTAACGAGCACAGCCCACCACTTCCACAGTGCCTTGAGGAACCGGGGCGCAGGCCTGGCGAGGAGGATGTGGCTCTCGAATCTCTGCCGTCGGTGCTGTGACGGGCCCCCGGCTCGGCGCGCGGTGTTGGGATTTACCCTCCGTCCTCCTCGCCTGCCTGCCCCTCCGCGGTGCCGGTGCGGGGCTCGCTCTGCGAACGCCCTGCCTGCTGACGCGTGCCTTGCCGGGAGCGCCCCGGGCTCTCCCCCGCTAGCCCTGATGAAGCGGTAGCTCTTGGCGGCGgaagcgcccgccgccccgccgagcgctAACGCCGAACGCGCGCGGGCGCCGCGTCGCTGTCTCCGTCTCCGCCGGGAAGGAGCTGCCCCGCTGCACCCCTCCCGCTTCACCGAAGACGACGGCACCGCGGAGCGCCGGGCCCGTCTCCGGCCCatgggccgcgccgcgccgccggccgctcTCGCCCGGCGGGGGCGGCACCGCACGTGGCGGCGGGCAGGCGCACGCACGGGGGCTGCGTGCGGCGGCGCGTGAGGGGCGGGCCGctgcccccgcggccgcccgccccgcgccctcccctCCAATAAAGTGGCTCGGATCCGGCTCCGCCTCCTCCTCTCtccggcgggcggggcgcgcgCACGTGGCCGAGGTGTgtgggagcggggccgccgcgtGCGGCCGCCGTTACGTAACCGcgcggcgctggggcgggggcgcggcgcctCAGGGCGGCCTGAGGCGGGCCCCGCTCGGCAACCGGTgctccccggcggggctggcGCGTCCCTCCCTGCCCGGCGCAGGTAGGGCCCGGGGTCGGCGGGAGGGGCGCGGcctgcggggggcggcggaggggttGGAGGGCGGGAAGGCGAAGCGGCGGCCGcccgggagcggccgggggctgctcctgctggccGAAGGCGCTGCCTGCCCGGAAGAAGAGGGGGCGCGTGCCGGAGAGTAGTGCCGGAGGAGGAGAACCAGCCCAAGGGACCGGCCGGCGCCGCAGCGAGGGGGGGCTCGCTCCTCCCGCCTCCCCTTGAGGCGGCGTTTGTTCTCCCTGCAGAAGGCTCGCCAGGCCCGTCTCCTGCACCGGAGGTCCAGGGGCTGAACGGAGGGTCCGTACGGAGGAGCCCGGCCGCGGCCGTCGAGGCCCCTGCCCTGTAGCGTTCTGCGGATCGGAGATGGACGTGGGCGAACTCCGAGGCGGCAGCTCGGAACACGGCGCGAATTGGTCaccggctgccggggctgcggaCGAGCGGGAGGAGGCGTTCAGCCCCGCCGGCtcggggaggcgggagggggagCATCGGGGGGGCGCGGGCCTGCGTTGCGCGGCGTATGCGGGAACCGGCTCCCGCGGGAAACGGTTTAACGGGCCGAACTCCGGCAGAACTGATTTCTGCAGCTGCGAGTCGAGTGGCTGTTCAGCTGGAAGTTTCGTGGGGCAAAGCAAAGCTACCAGGTAACTCTCGATAGCGGGTAGGACTGGTGGTCCTGTTGCTCGACTTGACGTGCTTAACTTCAGCAGGGCTGGAGTCGGAACCAAGGGCCTGGTGTAGCTGTGCCCCAGCGCTCTCCTCAGGCTCGCTCCCTTCAGCGCACCAAGGAAGCTTGCCTGAATCACACGCCGTCATGTTCTTAATGGTCTGGCATGTAGATTAGAGTGCTGCTGCATGGCTCCCCATAAGCT contains the following coding sequences:
- the VAMP3 gene encoding vesicle-associated membrane protein 3 — encoded protein: MSASIPGSSNVAAGSNRRLQQTQHQVDEVVDIMRVNVDKVLERDQKLSELDDRADALQAGASQFEASAAKLKRKYWWKNCKMWAILIAVVLIIIIIIIVWSVSS